Below is a genomic region from Candidatus Micrarchaeia archaeon.
CTTCTCCAGGATGTGCAGTACAAGGGCATAGTGGCGCGCGCCATAGGGCGGGGCTTCGAGGAGCGCGAATACATAAGCCAGAAGGATTTGGAGAAGCTGATGATGCTTTCGGAGCTCGACCCGGGCTTCGGAAAACAAATCGAAGTGAAGCTGATTCCGATAATGAAGAAGGGGCGCAGGTGGGAGGACAAGGAGAGCACGCGGCTCAGGAAAGAATACGTGAAAAAATCCCAGCAGTTATTGGACATACTTTCGAAATTCCAATTCGGCGGATTCACAAAAAGCGAGGAAATCTACCTGAGCGGGGACAAAATTTTCGACAAAACCAGCGCGTATCTGGACTTCGCGTCGGCGGTAGCGCTCGTGGACAAGGGAGTGCGCAAGCGCAGGGCCACCAAGGCCAGCGGCTCGGCGTATTTCAGGGAGGTTTACCTCAACGGGAAGCGCGGCGCAGTGTTCGGGCTTTTCGACGGGTTCGACGAGCGCGGGCTGGAGTACCTTCCCTCCTCCATGTCGCTGGCCATATTCAAGGAAAGCGTCCAGCACCTCGGGAGCGAGGATGCCCTGCTCGGAATCCTCGAGGGTTTCATGAGGAATGCGGATGCGAAGATAAGCGAGAACGTGAGGGGATTCTGCGGCGCGAGCGCCACGTGCGGAATGGTGTTCGGCAAGAAGCTGTATTACGCAAACGTAGGGAACAGCAGGATATACGGGGTGAAAGCCAACGGGGCCGTGGAGAAGCTCGTGGGGGACGAAGTTGCCTCAGGGCTTGGGAACAGGGAGCAGTTCCACTCCGAGCTCAAGTATCCGTATTTCTACCTAGGAGGATTCACCCAGCGCATGAAGGGCAAGAAGAGCTTCAGGGTCATACACAATGAATTCAAGCTCAAGCCGCCGTACATAGGGGCGCTGGATGTTTCCCCGTACGCTTACATTTTCGTTGCGAACAGCGGGGTCTGGAAAAGCACGATAACCATGGGCAATGTTGTTTCGCTTGACGACGGGAAACTGAGCGAGGTCTTCGCGAAGGCGAGAAACCCGCTCAACGCGATGGAGCGGATGGACATGCAGGTGAAGAATTTCATGAAGGAGGCCGAGAACAAGAGCATGGTTGACGATATCGCGATGCTGTATTTCACGATATGAGGATGCTGGGCCAGGAAACGCTTCAGGCGGCTTCTTTTAGTTCGCCCTGCTATTTTTTTCAGTTCGAGAAGAATTCCTTGCTGGGCTCGCTCGGAAGGTCGTGCTTGAACCTGTAGTTTTCGAGCATGCTCTGGGCCTTCCTGAATTTGTCCTCCTTCCCCTTTAGCTCGGCTTCGTCCACGAATTCGAGGTAAAGCCCCACGTCCGCGAGGTTCCTGGAGCCGTCTTCGAGCATGTTGCCCAGGAGCCCGGCCATCAGCTTCTTCCCTTTCTCGTCGCTGCCCACCACGCTGAGCGCGAGCGCGACCTGGTTTATGAAATGCTCCCGGTCCTCCTGAGACATCGCCTTCCATATCGCGCCGAGCTTCTTTTTTGCTTCGGATTCGAAATCGTCGAAGAGGGCCATTGCATCACGAATACCTGGTTTTCAGGTGTGCCAGCCTGTTCAGCTCGTTGGCAATCTGAATAGCGGCTTCTCTCCCGGCTTCGAGCTTCCTCTCCTCCTGGGCCGGAGCGGCTTTTGCCTTCGGGCCTGATGCGCGGGGCACAGGGCGGATGAAATGGGGCGGCGGCTCCTGCTCCGCTTGCTTGCGCACTTTCAAAGAGGTTTCTCCCTTGCCCATACAAACACATTCCGCTTACTCGGCAGGAGTTTTTAATCGTTTCGTGAACGGTCTCATCATTGCGACAGGGCGTTGAGCGGATTCCATGTGCCGTTGACGAACTTGTACAGTTTTTTTGAGGTGGAATCATAGACCAGGCTTGTTTTGGACGCCACGGAGAGCGGCCTGTCTATCTCTATGCTTATCACGTTCCGCATCCAGTCTATGTCGCTTCCGAAAGGGTTGCGCTCGATTATGTATATTGATTTGCGCTCCTGCTTGATTTTCTCGCACCATGCGATTATTTTGTCCAGGTCTTTTTTATCGTACATTTCCACACCCGCAAAAAGGATGGATTTGCGCTTCTTTCCGCAATCATTTGCCTATCTGCCATTTCTTAGTATTTCTTTATTATAGATAGTATGTCCCCGTCCTGGAGCACGTGGTCCAGCCCGACGCGCTGGCCCGGGTGCTTCACGCTTTTCCCCCACACGAGCGCGTACCTGAACTCCTTGAGCAGGTTGCGGTGCAGCCGCGAGCACACGTCCGAAATCTTTGTGCCGTTGCGCACTATGAGCGGCTCTTCCATGTCCGCTTCCCCGCCCCTGGGCTTGGTATAAATGCGCATGAACGAGAGCGCCCTGTATATCGCATCCACTGCGTTCGCAAGGCCCAGGCTGCGCTCCGAGGAAACGGCCGCGAAGGGAAGCAGGAATTTCTTCCTGATTTCTTTTTCGTTGGCTAGGTCTATCTTGTTCATTATTATCACTGCCGGGAGATAGACGCGGTTGCCCTCCAAAACATCTATGAACTGGTCCACGTCTATATCCTGCCTTATCACCACGTCCCCGCTGTGCAGGCCGTATTCGTTGAGTATGCTGTGTATTGTCCTCATGTCCAGCTTCGTGAGCTTCAGCGTGGTGTTTATCGTGACTCCGCCGCGGGTGGTTTTTTTTATCACCACGTCCGGGGCGCGCTGGTTCAGCCTTATCCCCATCCCGTAAAGCTCCTTCACCAGCACTTCGTAATGCTCAGGGTGCTGGGCATCGAGCATTATGAGGATGAGGTCCGCGCTCCGCGCCACGGCTATCACCTCACGCCCCCTTCCCCTCCCGTCTTTTGCGCCTTCTATTATCCCGGGCAAATCAAGAATCTGGATTTTCGCGCCCTTGTGGTATAGCATGCCTGGTATGCAGGTGAGCGTGGTGAACGCATAGGCCGCGATTTTGCTCTCTGCTTTCGTGACCTTGTTGAGGAAGGTGGATTTGCCCACGCTGGGGAAGCCGATTATCGCTGCGGTCGCGTCGCCGTTCTTCCTCACATCGAATGAAGGGGCTCCCGAGCCGCTCTTGGCAGGGGAGATGAGGGAGCGCCTGAGCTTCGCTATCTTGGCCTTGAGCAGGCCGATGTGGAATTCGGTGGCCTTGTTCTTCTGAGTGCGCCTTATCTCGTCCTCGAGTTCGCGGATTTTCTCGGCTATTCCCATCGCTCTTTCATCTCAGGGAGAGAATTAAAGCTTTTTCCGCGCCTGCTTCGGGCTCCTTTCGCGCACGAATGCGGCCACATTCTGCAAATCGTACGCA
It encodes:
- a CDS encoding GTP-binding protein, which codes for MGIAEKIRELEDEIRRTQKNKATEFHIGLLKAKIAKLRRSLISPAKSGSGAPSFDVRKNGDATAAIIGFPSVGKSTFLNKVTKAESKIAAYAFTTLTCIPGMLYHKGAKIQILDLPGIIEGAKDGRGRGREVIAVARSADLILIMLDAQHPEHYEVLVKELYGMGIRLNQRAPDVVIKKTTRGGVTINTTLKLTKLDMRTIHSILNEYGLHSGDVVIRQDIDVDQFIDVLEGNRVYLPAVIIMNKIDLANEKEIRKKFLLPFAAVSSERSLGLANAVDAIYRALSFMRIYTKPRGGEADMEEPLIVRNGTKISDVCSRLHRNLLKEFRYALVWGKSVKHPGQRVGLDHVLQDGDILSIIKKY
- a CDS encoding PP2C family serine/threonine-protein phosphatase — protein: MAKFASPPLKDELLEEQLFERKKKDLSALKKESGELLKPDFGRTASELLQDVQYKGIVARAIGRGFEEREYISQKDLEKLMMLSELDPGFGKQIEVKLIPIMKKGRRWEDKESTRLRKEYVKKSQQLLDILSKFQFGGFTKSEEIYLSGDKIFDKTSAYLDFASAVALVDKGVRKRRATKASGSAYFREVYLNGKRGAVFGLFDGFDERGLEYLPSSMSLAIFKESVQHLGSEDALLGILEGFMRNADAKISENVRGFCGASATCGMVFGKKLYYANVGNSRIYGVKANGAVEKLVGDEVASGLGNREQFHSELKYPYFYLGGFTQRMKGKKSFRVIHNEFKLKPPYIGALDVSPYAYIFVANSGVWKSTITMGNVVSLDDGKLSEVFAKARNPLNAMERMDMQVKNFMKEAENKSMVDDIAMLYFTI